From Elaeis guineensis isolate ETL-2024a chromosome 16, EG11, whole genome shotgun sequence, a single genomic window includes:
- the LOC140854315 gene encoding serine/threonine-protein phosphatase 7 long form homolog, which translates to MAYDPRYPGPRDSSILTLQEHHRSQTILDGGESRHLRLRRSDADFWRTEDIPDRVLDYLRYLGFYGVYRIGRIQMDVGLITAMLERWRPETHTFHLPFGEATISLQDVSILTGLPVDGDPVTGVDPTLSIPEWQALCLRLLGFEPDAHFFDHSRLRIECLDDRYRHFHIADDAPEEMVQQYVRGQVLRLLGGVLLPDTSSNKMKLMFLPLLEDLDFARRLSWGSAVLACLYRAMCRGSYADQSEIGGYLVLLQIWVWERMPTISPLRRQLLEMPSEQQDPDVPFRLDGPLGYRWNVAFNVHHVSTRVARVYRCQLDTLVDTSRRFLWKPYTDGILAILPQMCTVGHDIWTARVPLICFDVVEWHLPDRVLRQFGQTQDIPEQFDTSQGLHRIDRRGRARIDWRIRHAQYIDIWDARRDHIVHGDPILRGRSYTDDYMAWFFSITVRVIGQSQYAVSGYEGESSTVRLLTDSVSDLVLDTRRALSTTDEDERIQILREMERTGSGALEAIGVDPHTCAPWYGAVRAPDMSYTPSPYASHMPSPHIPHMSSFDAAQMPPPFHPQMAASSSSYIPQMPSPGTSWPHEYDTFFSGPSVYPDERVERVSQSVDDPTASVIPEQHDQQISSTDIGEEPSQQEQPARTFLRRSKRPRAPRRPCGT; encoded by the exons atggcttacgatccacgatatcccggtccccgagacagcagcattcttacattgcaggagcaccatcgatcacagactattttagatggcggc gagtccagacatcttcgtctacgacgatccgatgcagatttctggaggacagaggatatcccagatagagtgttagattatttacgatatctgggattttatggagtatatcggatcggtcgtatacagatggatgttggtcttattactgctatgcttgagagatggcgtccagagacacacacatttcatcttccatttggtgaggcgaccatcagtttacaggatgtcagcatccttactggactaccagttgatggagatccagttaccggagttgatcccacactttccattccggagtggcaggctttgtgcttgcggttgttagggtttgagcccgacgcacatttttttgatcattcacgactcaggattgagtgtttagatgatcgttatcgtcattttcatattgcggatgatgcaccagaggagatggtgcagcagtatgttaggggtcaggtgctgcgattgttaggtggtgtcttgttacctgatacttcatcgaataagatgaagttgatgtttttgccattattagaggatttagatttcgctcgtcgactcagttggggcagtgcagtactagcttgtctataccgagctatgtgtcggggttcctatgctgatcagagcgagattggcggttatcttgtattattacag atttgggtatgggagcgtatgccgactatcagtccattacgacgacagttgcttgagatgccatcagagcagcaggatcctgatgttccattcagactagacggaccattaggatacag atggaacgttgcattcaacgttcatcacgtatcgacaagagtggcacgggtttatagatgccagttggatacattagttgatacatctagacgg tttttgtggaagccatatacagatgggatattggctatactgccgcagatgtgtacagttggacacgacatatggactgctagggtgccacttatttgttttgatgtggtagagtggcatcttcccgatcgtgtcctgcggcagtttggtcagactcaggacattccagagcagtttgataccagccagggacttcatcgtattgatcgacgagggagagctcgtatcgactggcgtatcagacatgcacagtacatcgatatttgggatgcacgtcgagatcacattgttcatggtgatcctattttgagaggccgttcatatactgatgactacatggcttggttttttagcattacggtgcgagtcattggacagtctcagtatgcagtttctggatacgagggcgagagttctactgtacgtcttttg actgattctgtgtcggatcttgtgttggacactcgtcgtgctttatctacgactgatgaggacgagcggattcagatactgcgggagatggagagaacaggttccggagcattggaggcgattggtgttgatccacatacctgtgcgccttggtatggagcagttcgggcgccagatatgagttatacgccgtcaccatatgcttcacatatgccatcaccgcatattccgcatatgtcatcattcgatgctgcacagatgccaccgccttttcatccacagatggcagcgtcttcttcgtcctacatcccccagatgccatcaccgggtaccagttggccacatgagtatgatacttttttttcaggtccatccgtgtatccagatgagagagttgaacgggtctctcagtccgtagatgatccgacagcatcagttattcctgagcagcatgatcagcagatctcctctactgatataggagaggagccatcacagcaggagcagccggcgaggaccttcctgagaaggtccaagcgaccacgggcgccgcgacgtccttgtgggacttag